TATTCTGTGTCTAATTTAACCCGATATTCATAACTGGTATCAGTGCGTCCAGATATTTGCCAAAGTCCAGTAACACCAGGGAGAACCCGAAATAACTCTAAGGAATATTCTTGATAATAAGGGATTTCGGCTTCAACAATTGGTCGCGGACCAACTAAACTCATATCACCTTTAAGCACATTGATAAATTGAGGCAATTCGTCAATACTAAACGGCCGGATATACTTGCCAATGCGGGTAATTCTCGGGTCATTCTTTAATTTGAAGGTTTTAGCGAATTCTTCCCGTAATTTCTCATCTGAGGCTAAAATTGATTGTAAACGCTGGTCCGCATCTTGAAACATTGTGCGAAATTTTAGCAAATAGAACGGCTTCATATGTTTACCTAATCGACGATGTCGATAAAATATTGGACCAGGACTATCAATTTTTATACAAAAGATTAGTAATAAAAATAACGGCGAGGCTAAAAACAAAAATACCAATGAAAAGATAACATCAACTAATCGCTTAATCCGATAATTAATTCCATATCCCGGATAACGACTTAGAATTTTTATATGAGTGCCGGCAAGATAGTTGCGAAGATGATATGATTTTATCAAGATAAAATAAGCAAAATATTTATCTGCCCAATGCATTGCCGAGAAATTTTTAGTTGAATTGGTCATATCTAATAGAAATACGCTACTACTAAAAATTCGGCCACAATTATCGCTGTGCGTTTTCAACCAGTTATTAAAATCATTTTGAGCAACGCGTCCTTGAGCATTATAACCCCACCACCTGATGATGTTTTCGCTATTGTTTTTGTTGCTCACTAAAATGACTGGTATCGGAAAAAGCCTTCTTAAAATAAATCCTAAAATTGGCGCAACTAAATTTAAATAGACCCACAATCCTAACCAGAACATTATATTAAATTGAGGAACCTGATGATAGATAAGAGCAATAATGGAAAAACCTATTATCGAACTTAAAATTATCCCTTGGGTGCGTAAATTAAAGCCAAAATTACTACAGATAATTGGGTCAAATTCACCAAACAGATAACCAAAAATCGCAATTAACAGCCAAAGGATTGGCACGGGAAAGAAGTAATTGTCCGTAGGAAAGATTTTTGAAATTATAATAATTGCCCATAGTAATAAGAGTAGTTCGGCACCAATCCGCCAGAAACTATTGTTTGGCTTCATAATATAATAATATTACTTAAAAATAAATTACACATTATCGCTTTATGCGTCTTGTTAAAAGTCTATTTAAAAAATAAGGATAGTCAAGTAAAAAACACCAAAGAGACTAAATGAGTGGATGAATTCGGACTCAAGGCTTCGGTTTTAAGATTAAAACAACTATTTTCCCGAAAGGTAGGGTATAATATTGGGGGTAAATTTATACTTGATATGCTAAAAGCTTGATATTGACTTTTTCTAATTTTCCGATAGTCTATCAAAGTTAAGAATTGATTAGATTAGAGAAGTTTACAAGATGAAAGAGTCTCAGCAGATAAAGAAATCAAGCCAAAGTAAAAGTCAGCACTCAAGACTTGCGAGGAAAACCTTATTAGGCTACACTGAAAATCATGCTGTATCCGGTATCAAAACTCCATTGCCAGCAATTGAAACTTGGCCCAATCAATTCAGGAATTATACGATTACGATTGAAATTCCCGAATTTACTTCGGTCTGTCCTAAAACTAACCTTCCGGATTTTGGTAAGATTACTATCATTTATCAACCAGATAAACTTTGTTGTGAACTTAAATCTCTTAAGTATTATATCTTAGGTTATCGTAATTTGGGAATATTTTACGAGAATGCCGTGAATCGCATCTTGAAAGATTTTGTTGCCAAGGTGAAGCCGAAATGGGTCAAAGTGCGGGGTGAATTTAATGTGCGTGGAGGAATGAAAAGTATTATTGAAGTTCAGTATCCAACTGAAAAAGCCAATCGACCGGAAAATCCTAATTGCTCATAGGTGTTCGCCTGAGGGGCTTCACAATCCTTTGATAGTAAAAAAGAATGGTCATTCTGAAACCAAGGGTTGTAGCATTCCTAATGATGAGGAATATTGAATGTAGCATGCTGACAAATCAGCAGTCAGGATTTTCGCGCTTGAAGTTTTTCTGCTCGCCCGTGCTTTCCCTAAGCAATACTTAGGATGTCAGAAAGCGAGTGCTCTCATTCTAAAGAATGAATTACGATTGCATTCGTGATTTTTCAGAGGTCTTTGTATTGAGATTTCTAAAAAAGTCAAGTTTTACCGCTTAATTTACTTCACATACCGCACATTACTCTTATTTTGCTGTGTTATTCAGTTAATTCCGTGACATTTTTTTCAGACGACACCAAAAGCAATTGCTGAATATTCTCAGTCTTTACAAGTTCCGTGGCACTTTTGCTGTGAATTTGTATTGAGGCTTCTGGAAAAGCGCTACTGAAGACATTTGGCGTGCGCATCCGCATCGAAAAAACAGAAAAATATTTAGCGGTTTCAATATATCTATTTGACAATTTCGGTGCGCTCTGTATTTAGAACTTGACAAATTATTAAATTACCTCTAAAATTTATTGCTATCGAAAAATAAAGGTTTTTGCGACAAATATTTAACTCATTATCGATATCATCACATAAAATCTCAGTGTTGATATTTCTGCGGATTTTGATTATGGCACTTTTTGAGCAATCTAAAAGAGTAAACTTAAAAATTTGTTTTAATTTTTTAGCCCGGTATATAATACCAATAGCCCGGTATATAATACCATTAGGCCGGTATATAATACCAATAGGCCGGTATATAATACCAATAAAAATTTATGTAAAATAGGAGGACACTATGATTGATAGACCGAATGAGACAAAATCTCAGCAACCGAAACTAACTTTCGCTGTGCGCACTGGAGTAATAATTGCAGTCGCGGTAATTGCAGCATTTATTATTGGTCTCTTTTTAGCCGGAACGCTTGATTTCGGTCAGCGTAATAATGTCCAAGCACAAAATCCGATTTCAGGCGCAGAAAGTAAAATGCCCCTGATAACTCCAGAAGGCACGAGTCCTTTTGTTCAAGTTGCCGAAGCGGTCATCCCTGCAGTGGTGAATATTTCAGCAGAAAAAACCGTTAAGATTCGAACCCCAGACTTTCAATGGCCATTTGAAGATTTCTTTAAAGACTTTTTCAAAGATTTCGGTATGCCGGAATCGAAACCGCGCGAATATAAGACCCAAACTTTAGGTTCCGGGGTGATAATTAATTCTGAGGGCTATATTCTCACAAATAACCATGTTGTGGCTGGTTTTGACAATATTATTGTGAAACTTGCGGATAAGACCGAATTTAAAGGTAAGAAAGTCAAGATAATTGGTCGTGACCCGAAAACGGATATCGCGGTGCTTAAAATTGAAGGCAACGGTAAATTACCATATGCCAAGTTAGGTAATTCGGATAATATCCGAGTCGGCGATTGGGCAATTGCCATTGGTAATCCGTTTGGTTTGGATGGCACGGTCACAGTCGGTGTGATTAGTGCTAAAGGTAGAAGTAATATTCCGTTACCTGAAGGACCAACTTATCAAGACTTTATCCAAACCGATGCTTCAATTAACCCGGGAAATTCAGGTGGTCCTTTGGTGAATATTAAAGGTGAGGTTATCGGTATTAATACGGCGATTCGCTCGCCAGTAGGTGCTAATGTTGGTATTGGATTTGCGACGCCAATTAATCTGGCAAAAGAGATTGCGGACCAACTCATTGCTAAAGGTAAAATTGTTCGAGGTTATTTAGGGGTTCGACCGCAAGAAATTACCCAAGAAATCAAAGAAGCAATGGGACTGAAAAGCACTGAAGGCGTTTTAATCGGCGAAGTGGTGGAAAAGACGGCTGCGGACAAGGCTGGCTTAAAAGAAGGTGATGTCATCGTTAAATTCGATGGTAAAAAAGTAACTAATGTCGAACAATTCCGCCGAATGGTTGCGGAAACTAAACCAGGTAAAGAAGTTGAGATTGAGGTAATTCGGGATGGTAAATCGATAACCTTGACCGCAAAATTACAAGAAATGCCTGACGAAATTTCAGGCACACCTCAAGAAACTCCGGAAGCAGAGGAGACTGAAGTTAAATCCTGGCTCGGTATGAAAGTGAGAATGCCAACCGAAACCGAAAAAGAGAATGCAAAAGTTAAAAGTGGTGTTGTGGTTGATGAGGTGGAAGGAGGAAGCATTGCTGACCAAGCTGGCATTAGAGAAGGTGATATAATTCTGAAAATAGATAGATACGAGATTGCGAATACTAAAGACTTTTCCCAAGCCGTGCGAAAACTTAGAGATAGTAAAAAGCCAATTCTTTTCCGATTAAAAAGAGGAACGGTTTCGGTCTTTATTGCGGTGACTCCAGAATGAAGTAAATGTCAATTACTGAGATAAAAACACCAAAATTTTTGCTTACATAACTTGAAACTATTCTTAATCTCGACACTATTCATCGCATCAGGGCTTAGCCAGCCGAATATCTATCTCTTGAAATTTTCCGGTCCAATTGGGCCGGTCAGCGCTGATTATATTATTGACGGCATTAATGAGGGTGAAGATAAAGGTGCGATAGCAGTGATAATAAAACTGGATACACCAGGCGGACTTGATGAATCGATGCGGGAGATTGTTCAGCGATTTTTTCAAGCCCAACTACCGATTATCGTTTATGTTGCGCCGGCTGGAGCCCGCGCCGCATCTGCCGGGGTCTTTATCACGATGTCCGCGGATGTCGCGGTAATGGCTGATGGCACTAATATTGGTGCAGCCCACCCGGTCTCGGTCGGCGGTGGCGAAGTTGCATCAGAAATGAAAGAAAAGATTACGAATGATGCGGTAAGTTATCTGGTGGCAATCGCAGAAAAGAGAAACCGCAATAAAAGATGGGCTGAAGAAGCGGTCCGAAAGTCAAGTTCTCTTAGCGCACGGGAAGCATTAAAATTAGGCGTAATTGATTTTATTGCTAATTCCGACCAAGAGTTAATTACAAAATTAGATTCAGTATTTTCGGCCAGAGGTGTTCGCCATCAGATGCCAGTTACTTCCGCCCGGATAATTAATTATAATCTAAGTCCCTGGCAAAGATTTCTGCTTTTCTTGACAAATCCGAGTGTTGCTTATATTCTTTTAATGCTGGGCGTTTATGGACTATTTTTTGAATTGCAATCTCCGGGCACAATCTTTCCAGGAGCAATTGGCGCACTCTGTTTAATCTTGGCATTCTATTCATTCCGCTTATTACCCACTAATTATGCCGGCTTAGCCCTTATTGGGATTGCAATCTTATTTTTTATTTTGGAGGTGTATATTACATCATATGGACTATTATCCCTCGGTGGAATTGTTTCTTTAATTGTCGGGTCGTTATTGCTCTTTCAATCATCAGCACCCTATTTTCGTTTGAGTCTTTCCTTGATAATTGCCGTAGTCGTTTTGACTTTAATATTTTTTGGTTTTATTATCGGTTTTGCCATCAGGGCGCATAAGAAGAAGGTTACTACAGGCAAAGAAGGTTTGGTAGATGAAATCGGAAGCGCAACTACGGATTTGAACTTAGAAGGCACGGTCAAGGTGCGGGGCGAGTTGTGGAATGCCGAATCAATTGATGGCAAGATTAACCAAGGAGAAAAAGTCAAAATCGTAAAGGTTGATGGCATGACCTTGAAAGTTAAAAGACTCGCTGAAGACCCAATACCGCAAAATCGCGAAAAACAAACCGCGAACAGTCAGTTCGATTCGAATCGGCACGGAAAATAAAGAAATCTCAAATGTAAAAGGACACAGATAATGATTCTGTTAGATGGCAAGAGGGTTGCTTCAGAAATTAGAACGGCACTTAAAGATGAGATTATAAGATTAAAACAAAAGAATATTGTGCCCTGCTTAGGTGTAATCTTGGTTGGTGAATTTCCACCGTCAGTAATTTATGTGAGAAATAAAGAGTCTGCCTGTCAAGAAGTCGGCATCAACACGAAAACCTTAAGATTGGATGAAAAAGTTTCAGAATCTGAACTGTTATCAATAATTGCCGAATGGAATCAAAATCAATCAATTAACGGTATTTTAGTGCAACTACCTTTACCCAATCATATTGATACCCAAAAAGTCTTAGATGCGATTAAACCAGAAAAAGATGTCGACGGTCTCTGTTCTTATAATTTAGCCAGTTTAATTGCGAATCGTGAACCTTATTTTTATCCTTGCACGCCGTTAGGAATTATCACCTTACTTCGAAAATATAACATACCAATTGAAGGCAGACATTGTGTGATTATTGGTCGCGGGGAGTTAGTTGGTAAGCCTTTGGCAAATATGCTTTTGCAAAAATCTTGTAATGCAACGGTGACAGTTTGTCATACCAAAACATCTGACATTATAAATTTTACCCGGCAGGCAGAAATTTTAGTTGTCGCAATTGGTAGACCGCAGTTTGTTAAAAGAGAGATGGTGAAAGAAGGTGCGGTCGTAATAGATGTAGGTGTTAATCGGATTCAAATACAAAGTGTCGAAGGCAAAAAGCCGAACGCAAACAGCAAAATCGTCGGCGATGTCGCTTTTGATGAGGTTAAAGAGATTGTCTCAGCAATCACACCGGTTCCGGGTGGTGTTGGTCCAATG
Above is a window of candidate division WOR-3 bacterium DNA encoding:
- a CDS encoding sugar transferase; translation: MKPNNSFWRIGAELLLLLWAIIIISKIFPTDNYFFPVPILWLLIAIFGYLFGEFDPIICSNFGFNLRTQGIILSSIIGFSIIALIYHQVPQFNIMFWLGLWVYLNLVAPILGFILRRLFPIPVILVSNKNNSENIIRWWGYNAQGRVAQNDFNNWLKTHSDNCGRIFSSSVFLLDMTNSTKNFSAMHWADKYFAYFILIKSYHLRNYLAGTHIKILSRYPGYGINYRIKRLVDVIFSLVFLFLASPLFLLLIFCIKIDSPGPIFYRHRRLGKHMKPFYLLKFRTMFQDADQRLQSILASDEKLREEFAKTFKLKNDPRITRIGKYIRPFSIDELPQFINVLKGDMSLVGPRPIVEAEIPYYQEYSLELFRVLPGVTGLWQISGRTDTSYEYRVKLDTEYVRNWSFYQDLKILLKTVPAVLSQKGAY
- the queF gene encoding preQ(1) synthase; translated protein: MKESQQIKKSSQSKSQHSRLARKTLLGYTENHAVSGIKTPLPAIETWPNQFRNYTITIEIPEFTSVCPKTNLPDFGKITIIYQPDKLCCELKSLKYYILGYRNLGIFYENAVNRILKDFVAKVKPKWVKVRGEFNVRGGMKSIIEVQYPTEKANRPENPNCS
- a CDS encoding DegQ family serine endoprotease — its product is MIDRPNETKSQQPKLTFAVRTGVIIAVAVIAAFIIGLFLAGTLDFGQRNNVQAQNPISGAESKMPLITPEGTSPFVQVAEAVIPAVVNISAEKTVKIRTPDFQWPFEDFFKDFFKDFGMPESKPREYKTQTLGSGVIINSEGYILTNNHVVAGFDNIIVKLADKTEFKGKKVKIIGRDPKTDIAVLKIEGNGKLPYAKLGNSDNIRVGDWAIAIGNPFGLDGTVTVGVISAKGRSNIPLPEGPTYQDFIQTDASINPGNSGGPLVNIKGEVIGINTAIRSPVGANVGIGFATPINLAKEIADQLIAKGKIVRGYLGVRPQEITQEIKEAMGLKSTEGVLIGEVVEKTAADKAGLKEGDVIVKFDGKKVTNVEQFRRMVAETKPGKEVEIEVIRDGKSITLTAKLQEMPDEISGTPQETPEAEETEVKSWLGMKVRMPTETEKENAKVKSGVVVDEVEGGSIADQAGIREGDIILKIDRYEIANTKDFSQAVRKLRDSKKPILFRLKRGTVSVFIAVTPE
- a CDS encoding nodulation protein NfeD; this translates as MKLFLISTLFIASGLSQPNIYLLKFSGPIGPVSADYIIDGINEGEDKGAIAVIIKLDTPGGLDESMREIVQRFFQAQLPIIVYVAPAGARAASAGVFITMSADVAVMADGTNIGAAHPVSVGGGEVASEMKEKITNDAVSYLVAIAEKRNRNKRWAEEAVRKSSSLSAREALKLGVIDFIANSDQELITKLDSVFSARGVRHQMPVTSARIINYNLSPWQRFLLFLTNPSVAYILLMLGVYGLFFELQSPGTIFPGAIGALCLILAFYSFRLLPTNYAGLALIGIAILFFILEVYITSYGLLSLGGIVSLIVGSLLLFQSSAPYFRLSLSLIIAVVVLTLIFFGFIIGFAIRAHKKKVTTGKEGLVDEIGSATTDLNLEGTVKVRGELWNAESIDGKINQGEKVKIVKVDGMTLKVKRLAEDPIPQNREKQTANSQFDSNRHGK
- the folD gene encoding bifunctional methylenetetrahydrofolate dehydrogenase/methenyltetrahydrofolate cyclohydrolase FolD encodes the protein MMILLDGKRVASEIRTALKDEIIRLKQKNIVPCLGVILVGEFPPSVIYVRNKESACQEVGINTKTLRLDEKVSESELLSIIAEWNQNQSINGILVQLPLPNHIDTQKVLDAIKPEKDVDGLCSYNLASLIANREPYFYPCTPLGIITLLRKYNIPIEGRHCVIIGRGELVGKPLANMLLQKSCNATVTVCHTKTSDIINFTRQAEILVVAIGRPQFVKREMVKEGAVVIDVGVNRIQIQSVEGKKPNANSKIVGDVAFDEVKEIVSAITPVPGGVGPMTVAMLLVNTVSASKRQMQTG